In Mangifera indica cultivar Alphonso chromosome 14, CATAS_Mindica_2.1, whole genome shotgun sequence, the DNA window ACCATTCAAAGATACACACACAACAGCCCAACTCATCTAGAGCACTTCCCTTTTCTACTTCCTTCATTTTCTCCATTGCCCCTTATAGGCATCATTTGCCTGGCCATGGCTTTGTCTTCGTCTTCCTTCCCTTTACTGGAATACGAGGTGCCAGCTCATCTCAGCATCTGGGTCTGTTTAACTTAACCAACAATGGAAATCTCGAAAACCATGTTTTTGGTGTTGAGTTTGATGTGTTTGAGAACCAAGAATTTAATGATATCAATGACAACCATGTTGGTCTTGATGTAAACTCACTAAAATCCTCTGCTTCAGCTGATGCGGGGATTTGGGAAGAGGAAGATGATAAGAAGTTTAAACAGTTGAAGCTTAATAATGGTGAGAATTACCAAGTTTGGATTGACTATAATGATTCAAGGATTAATGTTTCTATGGCAAAGGCAGGGAGTAAAAGGCCTAATAGGCCTTTGATAAATGAGTTTCTTAATCTTTCAGAGGTTCTTTTGGATGAAATGTATGTGGGTTTCACGGCAGCAACTGGACAGCTGGTTGAGAGTCATAAGATTTTGGCTTGGAGCTTTAGTAATTCAAATTTTTCTATTGGAGATGCTTTGGTGACAACAAATTTGCCATCGTTTGTGCTTCCAAAGGAGTCTGTGTTTCGATCAAAAGGATTTATTGTTGGAGTTGGTGTTGGTGGTGTGTTGGTTGTAGGATGTGGACTTGTGATATATGTAAGTTGGAAGAggagaatgaagaaaaaggGGGACAAGGAGGAAATTGAAGGTTGGGAATTGGAGTATTGGCCACATAGAATTGGCTATCAAGAGCTTTATGCAGCAACAAAAGGTTTTTCTGAAGAAAATGTAATTGGATTTGGAGGAAAAGGAAAGATCTATAAAGGGGAATTGCAAGGAGTGGAAGTTGCTTTGAAGAAAATCTCTCTGGCGGGTGAACATGGGATGAGAGAATTTATGGCTGAGGTTTCAAGCTTAGGTAGACTGAAGCACAAAAATTTGGTGGGTTTGAGAGGTTGGTgtaagaaagagaaagaaagcttaattttgatttatgattaTATGGAAAATGGAAGTTTGGACAAGAGGATTTTTTGTTGTGATGAGAGATTGACCTTAAGTTGGGAAGAGAGGCTCAAGGTTTTGAAAGATGTGGCTTCCGGGATCTTGTATTTACATGAAGGATGGGAATCTAAGGTCTTGCATAGGGACATAAAGGCAAGCAATGTTTTActtgataaatatatgaatgCAAGATTGGGAGATTTTGGTTTAGCCAGAGTGCATCATCATGGACAATTAGCTAGCACAACCCAAGTGATAGGAACTGCTGGGTACATGGCACCAGAAATGGTTAGGGCAGGGCGAGCGTCGACTCAAACTGATGTTTACAGCTTCGGCATTTTGGTTCTAGAGGTGGTTTGCGGACGAAGACCTATTGAAGATGGCAAACCAAACTTACTTGATTGGTTATGGAGGCTATCAGAGAGAGGTGAATTGCTTCATGGCCTTGATAATCGGTTGAAAGATAGGGGTGGTTACAGTGATGAGGAAGTAGAAAGAGTGCTTAATATGGGTTTGTTGTGTTCACATCCGGATGCAAAGATGAGGCCAGCAATAAGGCAAGTTATGATGGTGCTTGAGGGGCCAGTTGACAGTACTGAGCCTGAAGAGGAAAGCATGCAAGTGAATTTGCTGGGGAGAATGGATGCAACTGCAATGAGGGTGCAATTGAACTGTGGTAGTAGTAGAGGTCACCCAACATTTAATGAAATTCATCATACTTTCTCTTCTTCTGCATCTCTGTCCACTTCAGATGTCATCCTAGAAGGGAGGTGACCTTGTGTTGATCATATTTTagttagttttgaaaagtatgGAGTGATTGGTGCTCAAActtattcattcaatttgatatgataacatctgattaaatgattttaaaataagaaaaaagtgaaTAATTACATCATTCAATCATAGGTTATCATCtcagtttgtataatttgtttgtacttaatgttttattatatatatacaatccTGATCTTAGGATCTTCAAAAACAGTAAAGTTAGATATTTTTCAACACTTATGAATTATGTAGAAATGCTATACACATTATAAGTTTCCAAGCACAATAGAGATTTTGCATAAAAACTTTGTAAACTAGggcttttattatatattgaaaaaagtTTTGGGTATATCTTCCTTTTACTTTCGGTACTATAAAGTGAAAATTTGAATTGCAGAAACTTTCTCCTGCAAAGCACTGGTACCTCTCCAGATACAGAAAACAGGGGGATAAATGGTGGCCCGGGTAAAGGTACTGCACAGATAGCATTACAAGTTAATTAGCTCTCTGGGGGTATCTGACtaagcaatgttatatgtatacactttaatatacaatataagtacacagatgatatgtcatcaggtaattggatattattatatctttaattcaaaattactcatcATATGAAGACATATCATTTGTGTACctattctatttatttaaagcatatacatatagttttattgttctgCTTTATCATACTCTGCCACTAGAGAGGATTGCAGATACACATCTATCAAGTCCTGGCCATTGAGTTGTCTGGAGGTTTAATTCCCTGTGCATGTGCTCTTGGAGGTTTTGTCTTCTCAAGTCGTGCCCGTCGAGTAAATTCTTGGATCTTTTGATCATGCTCTTTAAGCAATTGATCAACATTGTGTGATGGAAGTAATGGTCCAGAAACATAAATGTTTTTTCCCCTGGATCCTCGAACATGCTGGCGAAAAATTTGTGCAAGAACAGAAAAGTATTAGGCCTAAAAATAGTGACGTTTGCGGCCAAAGTAATAAAACTTGTGCAATTCACAtaggaaaacaagaaaaaagcaGCCTAATGAAGTTCTTGCGGATACTTGCGAACACTATTGCTAAAAgcatatgaaatttaaaagcTGAGAAAAAATGCCAAAGAACTAACCAGGCTTGCTTCCTTAACAATGCCATTCCCAGCCCCGCGCTGAGGAGATCGACTAACATTATGAATGCTCTGCCTACAGTCCTGATTTTCTGTAGACAACTCCCTAAATGATCCTTCAGACTTGCCGACTGATCTTTCTGTGCCTTTCTGTGAAGGACTAGATTTTTCTCGGACATCTTCAGTTAATCCAGTTCTGGTTGCCACAAAACCAGATAGTGTTGATAAATTGGATCTGGTTGAAACTGCTGGAGGATTACCATGTCTTTTTCCAACCTTTTCCCAGACAGCCCCATGAACCAATGGCCCTGAATGCGAAACTTTCTTCCGTTGATGCCCAAATAAATCAGTACTCGAATCTTTCAAACCTTGTGCTTGTTTATCGGCAGCAAAAGCAGCCACCTTATGAGACATAGACATCTCATTTCTGCCTTTTGTACTGAAATGAGGTCCTCTCTGTAATAAGAGGCGAAAATATTGTTgtcaataaaagaataaaaagaaataacaatgatgaaaataaaacagTGGGAGATTTTTTCATCAACTGTAGATCTTATGCTACCGACTAGACTAGGTAGATATGAAGAACAAGGGAAATTGAGGGACGTTTAAAAAATTGGACGCTGGAGCAATCAATGCCAAGCCAAAATGAAACCTCTTTGAAAATTACCTGCATCATCGAGGCTACGTCAGCATTGGAAGTAGGTGCTGCAGAAGCCCGAGATTCTTTTGATCCGTTACTTTCGAGGTCAACCTCATGGCCCTTGCTTCCCACGGTTACTTGCCTATGTAAATTAATGaactgaaaaattaattttcatctaCCCTGCTGATTCTTAACCTGAACAACAATCAACCAAACAACATGTACCTTCTAAGTTCATCCCTCAATTTGGCATCAATCTCCTTACTGGGAGGATATTTGGGCAATCTTGAAGGATCACAAGCAAATGGTTGTGTTGTAAAGAACTGttgcaaatataaaattacaattaaaacatTGAACCAATGAAGTCTTAACAAATAGGCAACACAAGAAAACTTCGAGGGGGAAGTAGTGGTTCAGAATACAATATTTAAACTGCGTGAAAAAAGACATTCATTAAAATCTCTTTCAAATATTCCAAAAGATGCTGCCACTTAAATGGTTCATACCACAGCAGTTTTTCAGATTATATAGAACTCATCTTTATCTATTGATTTGATTGTGTACTACAATCCCAAGTAAAATAATCAGCATACCTCACTGCTAAGAGCAAAAGCAGCAGTTCCTCTAAGAGCAGGATCTACAGATAGTAATGTCTCCATAAGCCCCAAAGCAGTTGCAGGAAAGTCTTTAAATGTTTCTGCAACACACCTTCTGTAAGGTTGTACAGGCTTGAACACTGTTGAATGAGGTAATTTTGATTGTCTCCAATAATCCTCTGATGGTGATCCACATAGTTTAAAGATCCTATGCAACTGCTCTACCTACAAGGCATAAATGATTCAATTTACTGgcatcatatatatatagaagaaaaagaggTCAAGGTAGAGAAGAAAGCAAAGTCGTAGCTCTTCCTGATCCCTCTCTGTAAAATATACATGCCAAACTAATTACCCAAACATGTGTCTACTTACAAATATACGAACCAAACTTACCTAGTACACAACAAACGAATTTAGGTGTTTGCTTTCCCAGTTACTTACACTTCAGCATCATTACAGTGGTCTGGGCATAAAATCAACATGTTTCAGTATGATGCATTAAATGGATTCTGGGCATGGTACCTCTGTTTTCCCAGGTAGTATAGGCTTCCCGGTGAACAATTCCCCCATAATGCAACCAGCACTCCATAAGTCTACTGCAACTCCATAGTGAGAGGCTCCAAGCAAAAGCTCAGGTGGTCGATACCAAAGTGTCACCACACGGCTGGTCATTGGACTACTATCCTCAGGATTGAAAAAACTTGCTAAACCAAAATCCGCAATCTTCAAGATGCCATTGTTGTCAATAAGAAGATTTGAACCCTTTATGTCACGATGCAAAACACCATGGCCATGGCAATGTTCAAGTCCACTTAGCAGTTGCTTCATGTaacatttaatctaaaaaacaacaaataacataaagaaTTTTAGAGACTGCTGTACAAGGACACAAATACATAATCAATCGCAAAATTAAGGAAACTGCCAATCCAATGCTTAGTCTGCAgcataattttatctttgaaaaatcaacagTAATACATTAAACTCGTATTGAAGTTGGTAAGAATACCTGAGGCTCAGTGAACTTTACGCCAGGTAGCGATGTGAGTCCCACAAGATCATGTTCCATATACTCAAAAACAAGGTACAAGCTGCAAGCCGTCTGGGATGTAATTAAGCCCTCCAGTTTAATAATATTTGGATGATCAAGCTTGCGAAGAATAGCAATTTCCCTAGCCATAAACTTGACACTCTCAGGATCCTTATTATCAAACCTTACTTTTTTCAACGCAACAATTTTATCATGAATGACATCCCGAGCCTCGTAAACACTACTATATGTTCCTTGGCCAATCTGCAAGATCAAGATACCATGATGACTGGTGAGCAATATGTAATCACAATCCGATCTATTTCAGAGGATGTTTCAAAGACAATATAAGATTTAGTTGATGCATTCATCTGGCAATAGCAATTTTCGTACTTCGgaaaacaaaatgaaagcaAATTGAGCATAAAGTCAAGAAGAAACACACTTTATTCAATTTCTCAAAAGTATTCGCTCGTCGCGGTATCCATCCCTTGATGGCATCACCAGCCGCCGCAGCAAGCCAAGACGGCCACCCTGCTGCCACCAGCTCTGCTTCCGCTGCTTTAGGCAATCTTCCCATACTAGGAGGATTAATTACAGTCACTTGACAATTTTCAATCCTCTTCCTCTCAATTTGATCATCAATTTCTACTGTGTGAATCCTTTGATTATCATAATAACAATTGGAACCATTCACTTTCTCGTCGATCAACATAACCTTAACATCATTATTCTCAAGTCTATCTTTTGATCCAACAATCTCCTCCCTTCTGGATGAACTCACACGCTTATTCAATGACCCTTTTTGATGAAACCTCTCCCCTGGACTCTCACGGCTGTCTTCAACCGAGTTGGGCTTAGAACACAAACAACCCATGGCTCCCAACAAAGAACTAAGTAATAAACCCAGAAACAGTCAACACTTTCTtctttacaaaaacaaaaaatcaccCTTCAATCCATGCTCTAATTTCAGAAATcgtataccaaaaaaaaaacagaaaacaatggttaaattacaatgaaaagttaaaataacTGAGAAAAATAAGACTGAATCAGCAAGAAAGAGAATGGGTTCGAATGTATGTTGAATAACCGAGCGTTAGAACGCGTAAACATAATTACAGTtgccaaaaaaagaaataaattaattatatactatAGAGACAGCTATTGCAACCAAAGCAAATGTTGTCAGCTCAGTCAGCATAGCAAATCACTTTCCTCTGTCTCTGTAGAAACCGTTAAGTGTACTTCGGGGTTGGGTTGAAAATTGAAGGTCTGTCGAGGTCGTTGATTTGACATTATCCTGTTAATTACCATTCATCATTTTATGTTACGCGTAGCCCTCTTTTACATACACACACAGGGCCAAATGgcttattaaaatatattggttttttaagttttttttttgttaattttaaaaattttatttattttaaaattaattaaatttattagttatatattttttttaaactctaaaaattaataatatttttaatccaaaattttaaaaataatatattttttaaaagttttcaaacttttcagATTAACAATCTTCAGACAATATCTCTTCCTTTATAACACATCCTCTTTTCGACCGTGCTCCTTCTGATGTTGTGTGACATTGTCATCGACAAAGACTTTTCGTTTACAAAAAGTATTCGTCAACCATAACAATGCCACATAACGTCGAAAGGAATACGGTCAGAAGGGAGATGCATCGAAGAGAAAGAGACGTTATCTAAAGATCGTCGATTATTATCagaaaattcaatctaaaaagtttgaaaaccctaaaaaaaaatactgtttttgaaaacttgaattgaaagaaaattattaatttttaaaatttatagagaaaaaattaaattaaatttaagtttatttttaatattaaatataaaataacaattttattcttaaaactaacaaaattaattatttaattatttataaataagtaaatataatttttaaaattagtgaagaaaaaattagaacGTTAATATACTTTGGGTAAGAATAAATCGTTTGGCCTATATATAGAGTCACTTTTGGAAAGAAACGTTTTGACTTTGGAAACTTCTTGCGTACGTTCATTTCACCAATGGAGTGGAATTTAGCTCATAAATACGTGAACAAGAAAAACGCAACTCCTTGTCGTGCAAAGATGAGCCACTTGGGGGGCAGTGGGTCAAATCGAATCCGTGCACATTGACAAAATGTATTATCCTTAATCATGATCTTAAAAATGCgatgcattattattatttatttcccaGACGGGGGACAtcccaaaatattattaatttttcactatCCTGAACAGTTTgttcttaataaaaattttgtctttcaTATGTTTGTTTGCTCATCAcaaaaaaagtatattaaaaaaaaaaaagtcttataAGTatggaaatataaaataaataaagataaaaaacagtctttttttcatttaaatcgagtttaaatGTAAGATTATTTACTCTACAAGTATATATGTGACTTTCCTTAGTCCACAAATACAGAAGTGATTAAAACAACTCGGTTTGATAGTCCAATTGGCACACTTATTCTATAAggtcttaatttttttagagataGACAAAATGTCAAAACCTACAAGATTATAGGGATGACTCCAAATTCTCATCTTGTTTGGAGCCACTTTCCCAACAAGATAAACAAGCTCATAAGATATGTAAACAATCCCTTGTGAAAACCCTTATAAAATTACTTAGATAACAAATGATCTATAGTAACCTTAGTCAGAATTATTTGAACACTACCTTGCAAAAAGAATATTTCTAGCATGTTTAAGAACCTTTTTCACGTCAAATCAATATTTCATCTTACAAAAAAACAGGACTTAGAAGCTTATGCACACAAAGAGGGATTCACAACAAGTCAACCAAGCAATAAGTGTAGGGAAATATTGAACTTTTGGGAggatattaaaaagttatgtcAAGTTACTAATTCACCCTTAGTCTAGCTCGACACTTAATGAGGTAAATAACTTTCTTGCGCTCCTTATCAAGAAGAAGCTAAATCCAAAATTAAGGTAGGAATCAATATAAGAACCTACCTTAAATCTATGAAGGTTCATAGAGGAATGATGACATACCCAAAAGAGGTGCATATTAGCAACAAATACAAACACAGACAAACATGGGCCACTCAccaaaaaataagagaaatcaTCATGAAAATCATTTcctacattttctttttctatagaAGTTTCAACTTCAAACTATTATCTTCTTTAAACTTATGTTATCTAGAAAGATACGACAAGATCTCTATATggcaaaatattttcaaatttcttaagaTCTTTCTTACACTCCAAGAATTAGGGAAAAAATATTGTGTCATCAAACTAATCACTTTGAGGTCAACTCTTGAAGAATAGCCTAATGCAATGACCAATGGACAACAACTAAGTATTTCTTCAACCGAAAGCTTAGACTCAAGACTCAGATATCACAATAAATTACTAGCAACTAGATGATAccaaatacataatttatagaAAGAAGGTTTTCTAGCAATTATCAAGAGAGAGACTCATTCGGATTTCATGACCCAATATCGTTACAACAACGCCTTAAATTAGAGAAGCTTCAAATGTACTTTTCTCTCAAAAACTTGTATATAAGGAggctaatttaaaaaaaaaaaaaaaaagaagcaaaatgaGAAGcaaaaaatagacaaaacaGTAAATACAATAGTTATCATTTTGTATCATTCTTGTACTATACTTAAACTAGAGAGAAAGTTATGGGCATATGCATTTTGACCATCAAACCAAACCACGTAAAAACTCTAgtgtttcatcaatttttttaacttgtctTAATTTATTTCCATACACACCTATAGCAAACTTACTTAAGCCTTCTGTATtctaattattgttattgtagtataatttgtataaaactttaaaCTATGTATACATTAGTTGATGATGAAAGAT includes these proteins:
- the LOC123196631 gene encoding probable serine/threonine-protein kinase At1g54610; this translates as MGCLCSKPNSVEDSRESPGERFHQKGSLNKRVSSSRREEIVGSKDRLENNDVKVMLIDEKVNGSNCYYDNQRIHTVEIDDQIERKRIENCQVTVINPPSMGRLPKAAEAELVAAGWPSWLAAAAGDAIKGWIPRRANTFEKLNKIGQGTYSSVYEARDVIHDKIVALKKVRFDNKDPESVKFMAREIAILRKLDHPNIIKLEGLITSQTACSLYLVFEYMEHDLVGLTSLPGVKFTEPQIKCYMKQLLSGLEHCHGHGVLHRDIKGSNLLIDNNGILKIADFGLASFFNPEDSSPMTSRVVTLWYRPPELLLGASHYGVAVDLWSAGCIMGELFTGKPILPGKTEVEQLHRIFKLCGSPSEDYWRQSKLPHSTVFKPVQPYRRCVAETFKDFPATALGLMETLLSVDPALRGTAAFALSSEFFTTQPFACDPSRLPKYPPSKEIDAKLRDELRRQVTVGSKGHEVDLESNGSKESRASAAPTSNADVASMMQRGPHFSTKGRNEMSMSHKVAAFAADKQAQGLKDSSTDLFGHQRKKVSHSGPLVHGAVWEKVGKRHGNPPAVSTRSNLSTLSGFVATRTGLTEDVREKSSPSQKGTERSVGKSEGSFRELSTENQDCRQSIHNVSRSPQRGAGNGIVKEASLHVRGSRGKNIYVSGPLLPSHNVDQLLKEHDQKIQEFTRRARLEKTKPPRAHAQGIKPPDNSMART
- the LOC123196632 gene encoding probable L-type lectin-domain containing receptor kinase VII.2 is translated as MSRQTLLWIFTIPLLFNLTSSLEFIFNTDFNSTDLHLYGNATIQDSILSLTNRTAFSIGRALYHSKIHTQQPNSSRALPFSTSFIFSIAPYRHHLPGHGFVFVFLPFTGIRGASSSQHLGLFNLTNNGNLENHVFGVEFDVFENQEFNDINDNHVGLDVNSLKSSASADAGIWEEEDDKKFKQLKLNNGENYQVWIDYNDSRINVSMAKAGSKRPNRPLINEFLNLSEVLLDEMYVGFTAATGQLVESHKILAWSFSNSNFSIGDALVTTNLPSFVLPKESVFRSKGFIVGVGVGGVLVVGCGLVIYVSWKRRMKKKGDKEEIEGWELEYWPHRIGYQELYAATKGFSEENVIGFGGKGKIYKGELQGVEVALKKISLAGEHGMREFMAEVSSLGRLKHKNLVGLRGWCKKEKESLILIYDYMENGSLDKRIFCCDERLTLSWEERLKVLKDVASGILYLHEGWESKVLHRDIKASNVLLDKYMNARLGDFGLARVHHHGQLASTTQVIGTAGYMAPEMVRAGRASTQTDVYSFGILVLEVVCGRRPIEDGKPNLLDWLWRLSERGELLHGLDNRLKDRGGYSDEEVERVLNMGLLCSHPDAKMRPAIRQVMMVLEGPVDSTEPEEESMQVNLLGRMDATAMRVQLNCGSSRGHPTFNEIHHTFSSSASLSTSDVILEGR